From one Desmospora activa DSM 45169 genomic stretch:
- the argB gene encoding acetylglutamate kinase yields the protein MQRKTVVIKAGGSVLERLHPTFFSGCASLLAAGVQIVIVHGGGPMIGRMQQKLGLTPQFVNGLRVTDDNSLEVVQMVLAGLLNKQLVTALEQAGAPAFGLSGVDRQLLKVKAKDPSLGWVGEVDSVRAEALHPLLSAGWVPVIASIGRDKEGHHYNVNADTVAAAIAQSLQAEQLWMVTDVPGIMADANGKGAVLPLLTPSQVRSMVAEGRISGGMIPKAEAALNGLTGSVQEVVILDGGAPLPRFDGEKEQGTIIRREEAKVDGVVSHL from the coding sequence TTGCAGAGAAAAACCGTGGTGATCAAAGCGGGAGGAAGTGTGCTGGAGCGTCTCCATCCCACTTTTTTCAGCGGATGTGCGTCTCTCTTGGCAGCAGGCGTTCAGATTGTGATCGTTCACGGCGGTGGCCCGATGATCGGCCGGATGCAACAAAAATTGGGCTTGACCCCCCAGTTTGTGAACGGTTTGCGCGTAACCGACGACAACAGTCTGGAAGTGGTCCAGATGGTGTTGGCAGGATTACTGAACAAACAATTGGTTACCGCCTTGGAGCAAGCGGGGGCGCCCGCCTTTGGCTTGTCCGGGGTAGACCGGCAACTGCTCAAGGTCAAAGCAAAAGATCCCTCCTTGGGTTGGGTAGGGGAAGTGGATTCGGTGCGAGCAGAAGCGCTTCATCCCTTGTTGTCAGCGGGATGGGTTCCGGTCATCGCCTCCATTGGCCGTGATAAAGAGGGGCACCATTACAATGTAAACGCCGATACAGTTGCAGCGGCGATTGCACAATCCTTGCAAGCGGAACAGCTGTGGATGGTGACAGATGTGCCGGGGATCATGGCGGATGCCAATGGCAAAGGAGCGGTGTTGCCGCTTTTGACACCAAGTCAGGTGCGTTCCATGGTGGCGGAAGGACGGATTAGCGGCGGAATGATCCCAAAAGCGGAAGCCGCCTTAAATGGGTTAACGGGATCGGTGCAAGAAGTGGTGATCCTGGATGGCGGGGCCCCATTACCCCGATTTGACGGAGAGAAAGAGCAAGGGACGATCATTCGACGGGAGGAGGCGAAGGTGGATGGCGTTGTTTCCCACCTATAA
- the argJ gene encoding bifunctional glutamate N-acetyltransferase/amino-acid acetyltransferase ArgJ — protein sequence MSTITDSDQLGVEAIAAPMITSPRGFAAAGLHAGIKRKRKDLGLLYCHVPAAAAAVYTTNAFQAPPLGVTREGLAASNGRMQALLVNSGNANACTGEQGWEDAREMRRACAQALGISETLVGVTSTGVIGERLPLERIVDAVPPLTASLSPQGDQDFGAAILTTDTFTKAAEARVKVDGQEVRIAGAAKGSGMVHPNMATMLAFITTDAVIEPPVLQRLLKATTDESFNMITVDGDSSTNDMVTVMASGLAGHDTLDEGHPDWGAFQSAFTDVSRRLAQMIARDGEGATKLVEVTVQGAETLEGARQAAKTVVGSSLVKTAVYGEDPNWGRLLCALGYCGTYVDPERVDLWVGEHQLVQRGMAVPNAEEAAKEALVGDMVHFLLDLHQGTAAATAWGCDLTYDYVRINASYRT from the coding sequence ATGAGCACGATCACGGACAGCGATCAATTGGGGGTTGAAGCGATTGCGGCGCCGATGATTACATCCCCCCGCGGGTTTGCGGCTGCGGGCTTACATGCAGGGATTAAACGGAAGCGCAAAGATCTGGGTCTGTTGTATTGTCATGTCCCCGCAGCAGCGGCGGCGGTTTACACCACCAACGCCTTTCAGGCACCTCCGTTAGGCGTCACCCGTGAAGGGCTGGCTGCATCCAACGGACGGATGCAAGCATTATTGGTCAACAGCGGCAATGCCAACGCCTGCACCGGTGAACAGGGCTGGGAAGATGCCCGCGAAATGAGGCGCGCATGCGCACAAGCCCTGGGCATTTCTGAAACTCTCGTCGGCGTTACATCCACCGGCGTAATCGGAGAGCGATTGCCGTTGGAACGGATCGTTGACGCGGTTCCACCGTTGACCGCGTCGCTCTCGCCCCAGGGGGATCAGGATTTTGGCGCTGCCATCTTAACCACCGACACTTTTACAAAGGCAGCGGAAGCCCGTGTAAAAGTGGATGGTCAAGAGGTGCGGATCGCCGGGGCAGCCAAAGGTTCAGGTATGGTTCATCCCAATATGGCGACGATGTTAGCCTTTATCACCACTGATGCCGTCATTGAACCACCGGTGTTACAGCGGCTGTTAAAAGCAACAACGGATGAGAGCTTCAATATGATCACCGTTGACGGTGATTCCAGCACCAACGATATGGTGACAGTGATGGCTAGCGGATTGGCGGGGCATGACACATTGGATGAAGGGCATCCGGATTGGGGAGCGTTTCAATCCGCTTTTACCGATGTGAGTCGACGACTGGCACAAATGATTGCCCGGGACGGTGAGGGAGCGACCAAGTTGGTGGAAGTGACAGTGCAGGGAGCGGAAACCTTGGAAGGAGCCCGGCAGGCGGCGAAAACGGTGGTAGGATCCAGCTTGGTAAAGACAGCGGTATATGGAGAGGATCCCAACTGGGGGCGGCTGTTGTGTGCCCTGGGCTATTGCGGAACCTATGTCGATCCTGAGCGCGTCGATCTGTGGGTGGGTGAGCATCAGTTAGTGCAGCGAGGAATGGCGGTACCCAATGCCGAGGAGGCGGCAAAGGAAGCGTTGGTTGGGGATATGGTTCACTTTTTATTGGACCTCCATCAAGGGACGGCTGCCGCAACCGCTTGGGGCTGTGATCTCACCTATGATTATGTCCGGATTAATGCCAGCTATCGTACATGA